In Malaclemys terrapin pileata isolate rMalTer1 chromosome 14, rMalTer1.hap1, whole genome shotgun sequence, the genomic stretch AAAGGTTAACTACTGAGTCACTAGCCCCACTTCCTGCAGTACTACACCCTCTACCACCAGGTTAGGGGTACTGAGTCAGTACTGACTTGCAGAGGTAAGCACCAACACTTCTTGTAGCTTTGGACTTACCCTGGAGTTCTCTCATCCAGGTAATGCCAAGGTCCAACCCTGCTTCTCTTAAGAAATCTGACACGGCCACAGCCCAAGATGGTTTGGTTGCAGAAGACCAAATTCATGCAATGATTAGGCTTcacgccttccgcctcctgacTTGCCCGGACGCCACGGTAAAGAACGTTGCAACGACCGCCCTGCACGCCGCCACCGAGAAACGAATCGGCAGACCTCCCTCCGACCGAGATGTGGCCACCTTcttgagcggctccctggacggCGACTTCGCCCGGGACAGGGGAGACTTCGCCTCGCTGTGGACCCGCGCCCGCAATGCCACGCGCCGGCTGGGAAAGCGCCTGGGCTGCCGCTGGGAATGGAACGAGgaacggcaggagctgggagtcctgatacCGCGGATCGGAACGGAGGACAACATCATCGTCACCCCGGGAGCCAGAGGCGTGCTGGAGAGATCCCTGAAGGCCACCGTCCACGCGCTCTACGTGGACGCCCTGAAGAAAaagccggaccagggtaaagtcttcgaagtaaccagcaagtgggactccagcaaccacttcctccccacaggcagcttcacccggttcgccgactggcggttcattcaccgcgcccggctgaattgcgtcccTCTCAATGGTgccatccgccacgggaaccgggacaaacgctgcaggaagtgcgggtacgtcaacgaaaccctgccccacgtcctgtgctgctgcaagccccacgccagagcctggcagctacgccacaacgccgtccaggaccgTCTAGTGAAGGCCATCAACCCGCGTCTGGGAGAGATCGCTGTCAACCGCACCGTCCCTGGCACCGACAGCCCACTGCGCCCGGACATCGTCGTCACGGACGAGGtggggaaaaagatcatcctggtcgacgtagcgattccgttcgagaacaggaccccggccttccgcgaagcccgagcccgcaagctcgaaaaatacgcccccctggctgacaccttgCGGAccaagggctacgaggtgcacatcgacgctctgctcgttggggccctgggtgcctgggacccgtgtaacgaaTGCGTGCTGAGgtcctgtggggtgggccgtcattacgcgcggctcatgagacgcctcaTGGTCTCGGACAttatccgttggtcccgggacatttacaccgagcacatcaccggccaccgccaataccgagagtgagccggggagacctcgtgcacccacacacaccccctgctggaccctatcccctgagccctaaacccaccaaacctagctgaatcccgccacgtgagggtcaccccttccccattacccagcccgcttgcttatacccatgactgtccctgcctcccgtatgggtggtggaccctcaccgtttatcgactgtctcctgatcccgcccaccggttacccacccctcattggggacattgcagtgtgtatatactatgtgtgctgcccagccccaaaacaccaacatacccccttactctgcatgttacccccaatgaccaatgactaacgcttcaaattttctgtatcgtttatttctttaaatattctctaataaaatttaaatctgtttttacaTTTCTTGTAATGGAGATTCCTACTGAACACTTTGCATCATGGGTACCAGTGTTATTGAGGAGATTTAGCTCCTACCCTCAGCTAGAGGGACACTGCTGTGACATAGGGCCCAGCACAGGAATTAAGGACCAGCAAACTGATGCTGGCTGTGCCTGTGAGGTGTGCGTGATCTTTGATGAGAATAACCTATACCTCACCTGCCCTTGCTGCATCGAATCAGCATTGTTGATTATGCAATCCCTTCTTCAGAGAAGATGAGATGCTTCTGGAAACGCTGGTCCAGAAAGACCAGGAAGAATAGCAGGAACCTTCAAAGAAGGGTGAGGTAGACTGGGTGAAACAAAGACCTTAAAGCTATGAGACATCCATTTGTAAAGTGGAAAGAGAACTCAATCCCATGTCAGAACTACTAACCCATGTAGATAAACTAGCTACTGATCCTGCATGCAGGCCAAGATTTCTAATGAATGAATGATGAGGGAGCAGGTACACAAACACCTGTCCACCCCATTGCAAGGGACCTGAATATTGACTAGAGATGGTCTGGGGATATCAGCAACAAATacttttggatagtctttatagCGCAGAAACATCATTTTTATTTTGGGCAAGGAAGAGAATAGAGCAAGGTAGGAGAGAGGCTCCTGTTTGAGGAATCTTGCTGTCCACGCAAACTTACTTTGTAACACTGGAATTCAGAAATGAGAAGAATATGAGATTATCCGTAGATTCAATTTATCCATGGGATTATTCAAATCTAAACACTAGCAATCAGGACCTGAGGCATATTGTGGGCAGCCCAGGGAGAAACAAGAGCCATTAATCCCATCTGATTACTAACTGCCCCCAAAGAATGCCTTGGATCAAGGTCAGTTTAGtttatttccctctccccagccccagttAGTGCTTTTCCCCTCTGGTCTTTTTTCTGGTAACTGAATCCCTTTACACTGTTCTAAAGAATGACTAAATGCCCAGCACAGCAGCTAAATCAAATTTGGCTTTGTGGGTGTGGGGGAACAGGAAATTTGTCACCATGTTTACATTCAAAATACCCACCCAAAGTTTCTGTGCTCAGTGGGGATTCTTTGTCcccaaacaaaagcaaacatcacTTTACACTTCGGCCACACCCTTGCCACTGAGCATATTAGTATTGTCGATTCTTTCCACAGGGCCATAAATGGGCATGGGGCTTTACAGACAAACGACAacacagccaaattctgctcccatttacaccagtttgCATCCAGAGTATAATGGAGTTAATCTGGACACTAATGTAAGTGGAAAGAGAATGTGGCTCAATGTCTCTGCCCCAAAGTTTACAACTTAGAAGTAAAGTAACAAGGGATCGTGACAAATACTGCAGTGGAGTAGGGAGAAGGGCACATGAGGGCTACAGCAACAGAACCATGCATATTATCAGGCTGGTGAAGCACATATGATGAGGGTTataggctcccccaccccccttacctTGAGGTGAAGATTCAGGTTTCATAACCTTAAAGAAGGAGTGAGTTTAGGCTTgcatagagactgggaatggctgagccattacacacactgaatccatttccccatgttaagtatcctcacaccttcttgtcaactgtctggaatgggccatctggattatcactacaaaaggtttttttctcctgctgataattgctcatcttaattaattacctcttagagttggttgggcaactcccaccttttcatgttctctgtatgtatatatagctcctcactatatgttccattctatgcatccgatgaagtgggctgtagcccacgaaagcttatgctcaaataaataataataataataaataataatggagatatcccatctcctagaactggaagggaccttgaaaggtcatcgagtccagccccctgccttcactagcaggaccaagtactgattttgccccagatccccaagtggccccctcaaggattgaactcacaaccctgggtttagcaggccaatgctcaaaccactgagctatccctcccctctctaaggtgccacaagtcctcctgttctttttgcagatacagactaacacagctgctaccctgaaacctgagtttaaaaagagaaccaaagaagaaaaggagactgattccaccatgatttcatccagctgctctctctcaggtacttatatggcccctattACTATGATATccaagcacctcacagtctttagtCTCACAGCACCCTTGCAATATTGGGATGATATTTACCTCCGTATTACAGACGGAAACCAAGACTCCGAGTGGCTAGTGacctgtccaaggtcacacaggaagtctatggcagagcaggcaGTTGAATGCTGGTCTCCCAAGTCTTAGGCAAGTTCCCTTCTACGGGACCATCCAGCTCCAATCACCTCTCTGGGGTGATATTTAAAGAACAAGAAATAATTTTAGATCAGCTACCTGCTACATGCAAGAATGAACTCCATATTTACTGCACCAGAGAGAGCCAGTGTGAACCCAAATGCCTGCTTATCCGTTACTGCATTGCTCTGACAGCCCAAAGACGTTCGTTAAActcagtggaccaaattcagccttggTGTAGTTGGGAGCAATTCTATCTAGAGCTGCATCTGCTTACAACAGGactggatctggcccactgaatgGAGGATTAATTGGGCATACTGGTCACTCAGCAGGATGGCTGCCAGAGGCTTCTCAGGACCAAAATGCAAAAGGATACAGGGCAGCACAGGGATCTGTACAAGCAACATTGTGTAGGAAGAGTTTCCATTTTGCTCTAATTTGCCAGCTTCCCCCGGAGCTGGTGCCTTCAGTACAGAATATAGTTCAgccttttccttcctccctccctctgttttcTAAAGATGGGGCTGAGTTTAGATCTCTGATTTTGGTTATTATAATAATTGTTAATTACTTTATAGCACCTGCAAATGTGCTAGCTGCTTCTAAAAAAAaaggtccctgctctgaagagcgtGCAGTCTTATTACTGGACTGGAGTGATTAGAGACAATAAAGCATACACCTAGATGAAAGGGGAAGGTGTATAAGAGAGCATGGGTGAAGGAGAGGAGTATTTGATTACTCACTTTTGGCAGTCAAGCCTCTTGGTAGCTCTACTTTTTAGCATAAAAAGCGTTGCTGCAGACGTGGGTCTTTAGGATTTACTAGAGCAATGCACTGATGAAGAGGTGGTGAACAGATTTGAGAAGGGTGTTCCAAGCAgaaggggctgggtgggaaatggcaCAGAGAAATTTGTGAGGGAGGGAGATGAAAGAGGGATTGAGGCTGGCATCCATGATGGAATGGGGCATGTGCTCTGGGAGACATGAAAGGAGCCCAGGTCAGAGCCACAGGCAGAGactgcctggggcagggacttgaaaGCACGAGTTTGAATTTGATGCACAGTGTAACGAAGAGCCAGAAAAGCGACTCGAAAGGAGGAGGGAGGCAAACATAATTGAAATGATGGGTGAGAAAGCTGCTGGATGGACTGGAGCAGGGCAAGGCGAGCATCAACAAAACCCTACCAGTGGCAAGGCCAGCTCAGCACACACAGAAGTAATAATGAGACCATccccaacaggtgtttgtctaacctgttcttaaaagccccCAATGagggcgattccacaacctccctaggcaatttattccagtgcttaaccaccctgacagcttagaagtttttcctaatgtccaacctgagccacccttgctgcaatttaagcccattgcttcttgtactgTCCTCAGTCGTATCCATCCCATTATAGACAGGGGTGAGCTGTGAAGCTCAGATCTGGATCCTGGCCGCTCAATACATGAATCATGTTTGGACTCAtgtttaacctgtaaataactttcTTGATGAGTTGTTTCAGAAATGACCTTAGAAGGTGAACTCTGAGCATGTTACCCTTTGCAGAACAGACGGGAATGTGAATGAGGGAAGAGTTGAAGGCTGCAGGCATTTCCTGCTTTCAGTTTTGTTCTCACACTTGCCTGCCAGTGCCCTCCAGAAATAGCCCATAAGGCACCATCAGAGCTATGTGGCAGGAAAAGGATGGGGACTCCACAAAGAGACACTCTCACACCAAACCCCACAGAATTAATAGCAAGACCTTTAATTACAATGAGGTAATACCATGATTAAGACACAATCAAGATATAACTAAATCGCCCCTCTTGATAACAAATAATTCAAGGTGTATCCTAACAAATAATTCAAGGTGTATATATGTGGGTAGGCAGATtctaaaggaaaaagaagaggtgAGGAAAAAGTCAAAGTGCTATGTAGGTGTGAAGTATTATTATCATGCCACAAAGCCTTCCAactcaggatctcaaagcattgtaCAGACATTACATTCATGCTCACAGCACCCCCGTGAGGTAGGTACATCGTATTCTAGTCATTTTACAAATTGAGAAACTATGGAACTGAAAGGTTATATAGTTTACAGTAAGACTGTAGCAGccatgaatagaacccaggagtcctgactcccattcaGTCCCAGCTCTCACCATTAGATGAAAGTAGTTTTGCAAGAAGTTGAATGCTTtgtatattgtttattttaaaagaggagggagggatagctcagtggtttgagcattggcctgctaaacccagggtggtgagttcaatccttgagggggcctcttagggatctggggcaaaatcagtacttgtcctgctagtgaaggcagggggctggactcaatgacctttcaaggtcccttctagttctaggagataggatatctccattaattatgaATATCTTCATGCACAGGTTATTCCTAAGAACCACACTAAATCAAGATGCTCACATAAAGGGAGTCTTTCTGGTTAAAATTCATATATTCAGATATCCTTACCAGTGTTACTAATACACCTGAGACCATTAAAAcggaaaatattttacaaatctgATTGACTTTTCATTTCTGCTGCTTGTTTAGTTTTGCACTTAACTGAATTTGACAAAGAAACTAGACTACAGGAGTCAATTTTTCTTTCCTTGAGAGACCATTTCACTCTGGTTCCCTTGCATTAGTGTTCACCTGCAGACACGGCAAGGCAAGTTATTCCTTTAAAATCAAACTACTTCCATTTTCAGTTAAAAGAAAAACCATGACAACACTGTAGCAAAGCAATGGATGCCATTACAGTACCATATAAACATACCCACCCAGGGAGCCAGACCTAGGACACAGGTCACTAGCACTGGAGGTAAGTGAAATCTCCCTGAGTGGATAAGAATAATAGCTTCCTTATTCTCTCTATGGGCCATAGAGAGCAACACAAGATCATGCTCAGTCGCACTCCTATACTAACGACGTCTCTATAGCCAGACTTTGCAGTTCCACAAACCCCAATATTGGGCCCTAATCAACCAATCTGCCCAAGTCCCTTCAACTAGGACGTTTGTTTCCATCGTCATGTGTCAGTTACGATGTTTTTGCTGCACCTGCAGTACCCACACACCTGATAGAAGAGGACAAGTAGGCTTCCTAAATGATTGTCTCTCATGTAAGTGAGGTAGGACGTAAAACGTGTGCATCACAGCACAGAGGGCCAGACAGTGTGTTCTGCAGCCCATAAGGTGCAGCAGTGTTTCATAAGGGCTGAGGTGTAAATGACTAGACGAGGTACAAGGCAGGGCAAAATCGGGTCCAGAGAATATCACTCTGCAATAGACTCAAGGACTTGTTACCATTAGAGTTTTGTTGTCCTCCTTTTCTATAGGGGCAGGACACATGGTACAGGCTTAGGGCTGGAGTCTCCTTTCACACCAgcattacatcagtgtaactccattgacttctgggctcctgatttgcactggtctaagtgaaaggagaatcaggcctcactGCCCACACGTAGAAAAGCTGGTTTCTAAATCCCCACCGATGATAATAAAATGATTTAAGAGTCACACTGACTGAGGCAAATTTCATATGGGGGTGAAAAGCCAAGATATTTAATTTGCAGAACATAAAAAAAGAAGTCCCATTTCCTTTCTAGATTccttttcattaatattttaattaaaacccaTCCTCTGAACAGATTGCATTAACTCAGGGTGCCTTGCAAATAGTGCACCGGATTAAATATAGCCAGCAGTGCTAATTGCAACCTAGTAAGCCAGTGAGGCTGTGGAAACCTGTTAGTAATATTAAAAATAGAGAAATCTATTCTTAGAGTGACAGCATGAGGGGAAATGGCTTCAACCTATGAAGTATAAAAGTAGTACAAATGTTAGGCACTTACACTGGCAACCAGCTAAGTGTAGGCTATTGGTGCAGCGATATCTGCCATAGAATCAAAAACATTAAACATGGAAATGACCCCTTAGGTCCCAGGCAATCCAGCCTCCTGTCCTGGCCAATGCAGAActgttccctacagtatattttctagtgatttctccagtctagttttaaaagtctcTGCCACTTCCCTAGGGAAACTATTCCACAATCAGAGGAGAAaatcctgccccctccaccaTAGCTGTGTAGATGGTCCCAGATGCAGCACAAATCTGTGGCCAGCGGGTGGAGACAGAATTTGGGGACATTCCACAAGGGGTCTGCAATCACTGTgcatgctccctgcctgtccccatGCAGCATGGTTCAAGGGATGGGTTAGAGGTACACAGAGCGGTTAGCAATTGCCCCAGCAGAACTGGGACCGAGGAACAGCAGAGAACTGTGGCCTGGGGAAGGTTCCTTTTCTCCCAAACTTCTACGGAGGGTCCCTGTATCAAATGCAGCTACTCAGGTTTTGCATTAATGTAGCCATTAATGAGCTCACAGACAGAATGATTttccctgatattcagcctaaattatCCTTCCCTTAATTTAATCTCATACCCCTTGCTTCATCTCTCTGTACCGTGCTAAAGaattccttccctcccttcaTATTTACATCTTTCAAATAGTTGTAGGCAGTTATATCCTACCTTAGCTATTGTCACTTAGCCAATCTATGCAAATGTAGATATTTGATTCTGTCTGCATAAGTCAATCCTGCCCATCCTTCGATCATTTATTTTGTTCTCTCTAATTTTCCTCcagttttttctacatttttcttgCAGTGACCCCTGAATTTGACTCAATATTCCACTTGCCATCTCACCACAGTCATACAGAGAGGGATTATAAATGGACTGTTCCATGTTGTAATGTCTTTGTAGAGGTAGTCCAAAATTGCACCAGCCTTGTTTGCTGTCATATCATATTGCAAACTGAGCTCCAGTTTGTGCCCCACTGCAACCCCAGCTCTCTCTCAGAGATTACTCTTTTCCTGGTTTACTTAAAAAACCCCTCTTCattatttgtaaaacatttttagaATGTGAAGATGAAATATCTTTCTTTGAAGATCTCAGTCTGCCTTTAGCAAACGCAGCATTTTGCTCTTTTTCTAGCAGTGGTTTTGATTTACCTATCTGCAGATGCACCACCATCAGAGTTTCCGGTACCTGCGCAGCACTGAGAACAGTGCTGATTAGTTAGCTGCCGTTACTGAATCAGCAGAGGGTGCACACACCCACTGTGTTCTTATGTGTCCCACCAAAAATAGTGGCTTTTACAAATATTTCTTGGTAATGgagtgttgtattttaaaaaaaacccaaacctgacTCAATAAATGACTTTAACCAACCACCCGGAGGCCACAATTTTACAGTTACATGCAGGCGGACCTGTGCCCTGAACGGAGCCCAATTAAGTCAACAGGGCTCCATGCAGGCCCCAAGCCATACTTATTGCACGTCTCTGATCCAATGTTCAGGAAACAAGAATGGCAGCATTAGAAGTAGTAAAGCTCATCGGTTATTTAATGCTTTAAATTCCCACTCAATCCTACCCCTGTTTGAAACTGACTCACTTAAGGGCATGTGAATTTAGGTGGCCTGACAGGATTATGCTGAGACACATATAAAGCTTAGTCGACATAGCTCAGCTAATGCACCTCAGACCAGCACTCCTCACTATGCCAGTCCACCCACGCAGCTCTGCTAAGACACTTCCACCCTGGCCTGTGGCACCCCCTGCTGTTGCAATCTTGAGCCACTTCTGAATAAAAAATACCAGTTGCCCCAGGCCAAGGTCTTTTTGTGATTGTGTACAAAATGCTGAGGCcaaatttattttcactttttaacTCAGGCTTCCTGAGTTGAAAATCTAGTCAGCTATTCCTCCGCCTCACTGCACATGCCCCCAGTCCTGAACTCTCAGACTCTCCTGCTGAAGAACACTCTCCATCCTTGTATACTGTGTTACACGGAAACATGGAATTCTACAAACTTGAGGCCTTCGTCAGTGAGCTGAGCCcaacaaactcatttcactttcAACTCCAGACTGAACCTCACCACAGTCTCAGGGAGGTTATTATTTTAAACAACTCAATCCCCAGCTAACCAGCTTCAGAGTCTAAATGGACCAGTATGGCACTCACAAGGATGATGAACATTTAGACAGGCATTCTGGATATTATAATCTAGTTCTTTCCTACCAGACCCGTAGACAACAGAGTAACTGCACAGTGTTATAACTTATCAAGCATCTTCAGCATACATGGTGGTGTAGAAAACGTAGAGGAAGACTCTCTAAGGAGTTTACTTACGTTCCAGATATTAAACCATGAGCCTTGTCTTCAAATTGAGCAGGATCAGAAAGGGTTTTCTCCTGCACACAGCACTCTTAAGGATTGCTGAGTAAGATGCTAGGGAAACAACAAGAAGAATAAAATGCCTCACAGTCAATTCCTAACAGGCCATTTTCTTAATCCGtttctgtaaaaagaaaaaaggttgttGCTACATGTTAAATATCCCATGAATGTTAATTTACTTGGTATTTACTGCACTTGTGCTGCTGAATGAATTATTACACCTCACGCTGTATGTCCCTCTGTGGGATTGTATTGCTAACAGACActtaacacaaacaaacaaaaaaacccactttaaAATGGATTTCTCCTGACCCCTGAAATGAAATTTCTATAAGCTTTCTGTTCCCAGAAAACCAAAGCACTGTGCAGTGGCAACCTTATCACCTCCTGACTGGGGAACTGAAGTGTTTGAGTCCTAGAATATAAGATTGTATTTCAAGAAGATGCAGGCTCCAGATTGTACCAGGGTAGAGACAGGTGGTGGGGcaagctctgtgtagcttcaaAGCTTGcttctttcatcaacagaagttactacgtcacccaccttgtctctctttctgggaccaacatggctacatcaCCACTGAATCTCTATCGTGATTCAGTAAGAGAGCTACAATTAAACTATAATCTCTGCAGTTTCTGTGTCAAGTCAGGTACAATACAATACATTCTGATGACCTGATTACCTGAGTCGTCTCACTGGCTTCAGACCCACAGGGCCAACTTGAGAAAATAAAACTAATCTCTACCCAGAATATATTTATAAagtaaaagcaaaaaaaccccaaaccaaactcCCACTTGCAGCTAGCCTGTAGGCTCGAACAGAAGCCTCAACTTTTAGGCTAGAAGAAGCTGCTGACTAATCCCAGTACAAGTGTGGTATTTTCTTTCCTAGTGCATCTGTAGGCTACATTCACTTTTCTCTTGACTGCATCTAGTCTTGATGCCTTTGATAGGCAGATAATGCATAGTCGCCCCACTGCCCTTACTGTCAGGCAGGCTCCCAATACCCAGCATGAATTCCCTTCTTCCTAGCTGGAGGCCATTACTCTCCTTCCCCCAGCTGTCCAGCATGAATAATTCTGCTGCTTCCCTTCAGATGTTCTTGTCTCTAAAGCGTGTTCCCAGAGGCTGTCTGCACTCCCAAAGCATTCCCACCGAGGATCCCACCCCGGGAGCCCAAGTAGAGATGAAACTCTAGTCGCTTCCAGCACTTTCCCCACCTTGTTAATTAAACCTGATGCTTGTAACCAGCCTGCTAACCTGAATGTGCTTTGCCACTGGCAGCTAAGCCAGTTCAGATGTGCCTGGGGTAATTTTCCTAGCACCGACAAAGCCAGCAGAGCCCACTCACAGCCCCATCTTCAGACAGTTGCTAACACCTCACACCCAATCTCCTTTGTTTAGCCAAGCTACACCGGGCCCTGTGGGCCTGGTTCCTAAACTCCAGCCCCACCACAAACGAGGAGTCTCTTCAAAaatggctggagtggggagaaagGATACCTAGGCTGTTGCCACTACCAAGATGGCGGACTCCATGTCAATTACTGCCTCTACCAAGATGGCAGCCACGAAAAGTCAGTGGGCGGGGTCAGACGGAGCCCTTTAGCCAATGTCTGGGGACGACTTCTGGGCGCCGTAGCCAATGGGAGCGCAGGGCGGGCTGGTTGGTTGCAGAGTGGCGGTAGCCGGACCCGGCGCAGACGCTGAGGAGAAGGCGGTTGCGGCGCTCGGCCTAGCGGGGATGGCCGCCAGCCCGAGCGGGCGGAGGGGGAGCCGGGCTCTCTCCGAGCTGCTGGGTAGGTGACCGCCAGGGGCCGTGCTCCGGGGGCGCCCGAGCCGGTGGCCCGCGGCAGCAGCTTCAGCCCCGCTCTGCGAAGCGCCGGGTCCCGGGGATGTGGGCGCGAACCGCTCAGCTCACCCCCCGCTCCCGCGAGCAGTGGCGGCGGGGTCCCCCCCCGCGTGCTGCGAGCTCTGTAGGGCACAAG encodes the following:
- the LOC128848876 gene encoding uncharacterized protein LOC128848876, which codes for MPRSNPASLKKSDTATAQDGLVAEDQIHAMIRLHAFRLLTCPDATVKNVATTALHAATEKRIGRPPSDRDVATFLSGSLDGDFARDRGDFASLWTRARNATRRLGKRLGCRWEWNEERQELGVLIPRIGTEDNIIVTPGARGVLERSLKATVHALYVDALKKKPDQGKVFEVTSKWDSSNHFLPTGSFTRFADWRFIHRARLNCVPLNGAIRHGNRDKRCRKCGYVNETLPHVLCCCKPHARAWQLRHNAVQDRLVKAINPRLGEIAVNRTVPGTDSPLRPDIVVTDEVGKKIILVDVAIPFENRTPAFREARARKLEKYAPLADTLRTKGYEVHIDALLVGALGAWDPCNECVLRSCGVGRHYARLMRRLMVSDIIRWSRDIYTEHITGHRQYRE